A part of Desulfobacter sp. genomic DNA contains:
- the pylD gene encoding 3-methylornithyl-N6-L-lysine dehydrogenase PylD: protein MTRLKTSDISGITSRLDAYDRYLQAAAHQSLAGVACHAWGVDPEAVASRIKRFAVYVIPVTAGQGIITRFSETVGGILQFLGCDAIVTEQTDASGLAQAFERKADAIMMADDYRFVGINLHTREVVDNAVATGRAFAAVLDLMAGGIKDQTVLVMGCGPVGEAGAGMLLEKNARVGLYDTNYDAARSLEKRLDKASGEAKIEVHDDFTSQCRGYSHILEATPQGNTIPDEWITDRMRVAAPGVPLGLSGRGADLLQGRLIHDKLELGVAAMAVKLIISSGQGD, encoded by the coding sequence TTGACCCGTTTAAAAACCAGTGATATCAGCGGAATTACTTCACGCTTGGATGCCTATGACCGTTATCTTCAGGCTGCTGCCCATCAATCCTTAGCCGGTGTGGCCTGCCATGCATGGGGCGTTGATCCGGAGGCGGTGGCCAGCCGGATAAAACGCTTTGCCGTTTATGTCATACCCGTCACCGCCGGCCAGGGTATCATTACCCGATTCAGTGAAACCGTTGGCGGTATATTGCAATTCTTGGGTTGTGATGCCATTGTCACAGAGCAGACCGATGCCTCAGGTCTTGCACAGGCCTTTGAACGGAAGGCGGATGCGATTATGATGGCGGATGATTACCGGTTTGTCGGAATCAACCTGCACACCCGTGAAGTGGTGGACAACGCCGTGGCCACAGGGCGGGCCTTTGCCGCCGTCCTGGATCTCATGGCCGGAGGAATTAAAGACCAGACCGTACTGGTGATGGGCTGCGGCCCCGTGGGAGAGGCCGGGGCCGGAATGCTCCTGGAAAAGAACGCCCGGGTGGGGCTCTATGACACCAATTATGACGCCGCCCGGTCCCTGGAAAAAAGGCTGGACAAGGCGTCGGGAGAAGCCAAGATTGAGGTCCACGATGATTTTACATCTCAATGCCGGGGGTATTCCCATATTCTGGAGGCCACACCGCAAGGGAACACCATTCCCGATGAATGGATCACCGACCGGATGCGGGTCGCCGCCCCGGGGGTTCCCCTGGGGCTCTCAGGCCGGGGGGCGGATCTCCTCCAGGGACGCCTCATCCATGATAAACTGGAGCTGGGGGTTGCGGCCATGGCCGTAAAACTGATTATAAGCAGCGGACAAGGAGACTGA
- a CDS encoding pyrrolysine--tRNA(Pyl) ligase large subunit, with product MAEEKWTQTQLRRFKALGIEPDNLPSDCSTPEERNRLFQQIEKKEVQAQRKNLQNLLNHERKTRFQGLRERIEQALSQEGFTGVTTPTVITGQALKKMTIDAAHPLSKQVFWLNSNQCLRPMLAPNLYSLMKDLGRLDQRPIRFFEIGSCFRKESRGASHANEFTMLNLVEMGLPEEERHDRLRFLAQRIMAAAGIQDYRFESEDSNVYGETLDVVAGPDDVEVASGAMGPHALDVPWGITDTWVGMGFGLERLLMISNKDASIGKWAKSLAYLDGISLKI from the coding sequence GTGGCAGAGGAAAAATGGACCCAGACCCAGCTGAGGCGGTTCAAGGCCTTGGGAATCGAACCGGATAATCTACCATCGGACTGTTCCACACCTGAAGAAAGGAACAGGCTGTTCCAGCAGATCGAAAAAAAAGAGGTTCAGGCCCAGAGGAAAAATCTGCAGAACCTGCTGAACCATGAAAGAAAAACCCGGTTTCAGGGCCTCAGGGAGCGGATTGAGCAGGCATTGTCCCAGGAGGGGTTCACAGGGGTGACCACCCCCACGGTCATCACGGGGCAGGCCCTTAAGAAAATGACCATAGACGCAGCCCATCCCTTGAGCAAACAGGTGTTCTGGCTCAATTCAAATCAATGCCTGCGTCCCATGCTGGCCCCCAACCTCTACAGCCTTATGAAGGACCTGGGACGGTTAGACCAGCGGCCCATCCGGTTTTTTGAGATCGGTTCCTGCTTTAGAAAGGAATCCAGGGGCGCCAGCCATGCCAATGAATTTACCATGCTTAACCTTGTGGAGATGGGGCTGCCCGAAGAGGAGCGCCATGACCGGCTTCGATTCCTGGCCCAACGGATCATGGCGGCTGCTGGGATCCAGGACTACCGGTTTGAAAGCGAAGACTCCAATGTCTACGGGGAGACCCTTGATGTCGTGGCCGGCCCCGATGATGTTGAAGTGGCATCCGGCGCCATGGGCCCCCATGCCCTTGATGTCCCCTGGGGCATCACCGATACCTGGGTGGGGATGGGGTTCGGCCTTGAACGGCTGCTGATGATATCAAACAAGGATGCATCCATTGGGAAATGGGCCAAAAGCCTTGCGTATCTGGATGGCATTTCGTTAAAGATTTAG
- a CDS encoding electron transfer flavoprotein subunit alpha/FixB family protein yields MAKEILIVTEIWNGDFRKISLEALSAGRHLADDTGAALTALVMGENVADKAEALAAHGADTVLVAENPGLASFRPCEFENLVTAVIKEKQPGIVIFGATRQGRELSAGVAARTKAGLAPECTGLFIEAGRLVATRPMYGGKVIATVDIEGEIQMVSIRPNVFEIKEAAGEGKIETLAVDLGEANVTLLEEKIEMATRVELTEADYIVSGGRGVGSEDFTVIENLARALGGAVGASRNAVDLGWRPQSDQVGQTGKVVSPKLYIACGISGAMQHIAGMSTSDVIVAINTDPDALIFKTSDYCIVEDLFEVVPAITAELEKG; encoded by the coding sequence ATGGCAAAAGAAATACTGATCGTCACCGAAATCTGGAACGGCGACTTTAGAAAAATATCCCTGGAGGCCCTGTCTGCCGGCCGGCATCTTGCCGACGACACCGGCGCGGCCCTCACCGCCCTGGTTATGGGAGAAAATGTGGCCGACAAGGCCGAGGCTCTGGCCGCCCATGGGGCAGACACCGTCCTTGTGGCCGAGAACCCGGGCCTTGCCAGCTTCCGGCCCTGTGAATTCGAAAATCTGGTCACCGCTGTCATCAAAGAAAAACAGCCCGGAATCGTCATCTTCGGCGCCACCCGCCAGGGGCGGGAATTGTCCGCAGGGGTTGCCGCCCGCACCAAGGCCGGCCTTGCCCCGGAATGCACCGGCCTTTTCATCGAAGCGGGGCGCCTGGTGGCCACACGGCCCATGTACGGCGGCAAGGTCATTGCCACCGTGGATATTGAGGGAGAAATCCAGATGGTCTCCATCCGGCCCAATGTATTTGAAATTAAAGAAGCCGCGGGTGAAGGCAAAATAGAGACCCTGGCCGTTGACCTGGGCGAGGCCAATGTCACCCTGCTGGAAGAAAAGATCGAGATGGCCACCCGTGTGGAACTGACCGAAGCCGACTATATCGTTTCCGGCGGCAGGGGGGTGGGCAGCGAGGATTTTACCGTAATTGAAAACCTGGCCAGGGCCCTGGGCGGTGCCGTTGGCGCATCCAGAAACGCCGTTGACCTGGGCTGGCGTCCCCAGTCCGACCAGGTGGGCCAGACCGGCAAGGTGGTCTCCCCCAAACTATATATTGCCTGCGGCATCTCCGGTGCCATGCAGCATATCGCCGGCATGTCCACCTCCGATGTCATCGTGGCCATCAACACCGATCCGGACGCCCTGATCTTCAAGACCTCGGACTATTGCATCGTGGAGGATCTCTTTGAGGTGGTCCCGGCCATCACCGCCGAACTTGAAAAAGGATAG
- a CDS encoding electron transfer flavoprotein subunit beta/FixA family protein: MDIIVLMKQVPDTEAPVEISASADRLETEDLKWAINPYDEFALEEALLIKEAREDVTVTVISVGPDRVAEAIRVAYAMGVDNAIHINDEFEEEAFAATDAHTTAAILSKVLDDTPYDLIISGNRGVDDDNYQVPAFVARMRDIPMINMVTRQEIQGNEIICDQAVDGGIATVKAALPALITANKGMNEPRYPAFRAIMKARKQKVDERELSDIGLAPADLVPKVKIRSLAYPPERADGKLVNGANAAQKAKELIRLLKEEANVI, encoded by the coding sequence ATGGATATTATCGTACTCATGAAACAGGTGCCGGATACCGAAGCCCCGGTGGAAATTTCAGCCTCGGCAGACCGGTTGGAAACAGAAGATCTCAAATGGGCCATCAACCCCTACGATGAGTTCGCCCTGGAAGAGGCACTGCTCATTAAAGAGGCCCGTGAGGATGTGACGGTCACCGTCATCTCCGTGGGGCCGGACCGGGTGGCTGAAGCCATCCGGGTGGCCTATGCCATGGGCGTGGACAATGCCATCCACATCAACGACGAATTTGAAGAGGAGGCCTTTGCGGCCACAGATGCCCACACCACGGCAGCCATTCTTTCAAAGGTCCTGGACGACACCCCTTACGACCTGATCATTTCCGGCAACCGGGGGGTGGATGACGACAACTACCAGGTGCCCGCCTTTGTGGCACGGATGAGGGATATCCCAATGATCAACATGGTCACCCGCCAGGAGATCCAAGGCAATGAGATCATCTGCGACCAGGCCGTTGACGGGGGCATTGCCACGGTCAAGGCGGCCCTTCCGGCCCTGATCACGGCCAACAAGGGCATGAACGAACCCCGGTATCCGGCATTTCGGGCCATCATGAAGGCGAGAAAACAAAAAGTGGATGAACGGGAACTCTCCGATATCGGCCTTGCCCCGGCGGATCTTGTCCCCAAAGTCAAAATCCGCTCCCTTGCCTATCCCCCGGAACGGGCCGACGGCAAACTGGTCAACGGGGCCAATGCGGCACAGAAGGCAAAAGAACTGATCAGGCTGCTCAAAGAAGAGGCCAACGTCATTTAA
- a CDS encoding GcvT family protein codes for MENTDKRFPTHARVVIIGGGIIGCSIAYHLGHMGCKDVVLLERDTLTSGTTWHAAGLMVTFGSTSETSTRMRIYGRDLYAKLEAETGLASGFTPIGFIEAASNPDRLEEYRRVAALNRYCGVDVHEITPGEIKDLFPLAETSDLLAGFYVKEDGRVNPVDGTMALAKGARMQGVNIIEKTPCTGIIKKNGRAVGVKTEKGDIQAEVVVNCAGMWARQLGNAEGINIPNQSTEHYYLITEEIDDIPKNMPVLEDPSHYGYYREEVGGLMIGLFEPKCAPWKLDRVPDNFSFGEIKPDWDRMWPFVEKAMARVPIAEDLGVKKFFCGPESFTADLGPIIGEAPELKNYFVCAGLNSIGIIMGPGLGRMMAHWIMEGDPGVDITGFNIDRLHTYQNNVEYRAHRTVESLGKVYKCHYPFQSMETARGAKKSPVYDRLKSCGAYFKDVSGWEGADWFAPEGKSAAMDKHSWGREEWFDYWQAEHRAARENVILMDMSFMSKFMVQGRDSGKVLDYISANAVNGPVGQITYTPWLNENGKLEADLTVAKLAEEKFMVVVTDTMHRHALTWLERHIPEDAHAFVTDMTGAYAQINIQGPKSRALMQAATDADMSNDAFPYRHVEEIAIGYGRAICVRLTYLGELGYELYIPCEHALHVYDRLAEAGKKFNMVHAGLKALGSLRMEKGYRDYGHDMDNTDDPFEVGLGFCVKMDKPGGFIGKTACQEKLAQGPLKRRLAQVKVLDPEPLLFHAEVITRNGENAGYVRSGSYCWTLGGAVGLFMIEAGAVVDQDYIDSGKWEINIAGKVYPAEVSLKPMYDPANEKIKS; via the coding sequence ATGGAAAACACGGATAAACGCTTCCCCACCCATGCCCGGGTCGTTATCATCGGGGGCGGCATCATCGGCTGTTCCATCGCCTACCACCTGGGTCACATGGGCTGCAAGGACGTGGTGCTGCTGGAACGGGACACCCTGACCTCGGGCACCACCTGGCATGCCGCAGGCCTCATGGTCACCTTTGGATCCACATCCGAAACCTCCACCCGGATGCGGATCTACGGCCGGGATCTCTACGCAAAACTTGAGGCGGAAACGGGCCTGGCCTCGGGTTTCACCCCCATCGGCTTTATAGAGGCCGCCTCCAACCCGGACCGGCTGGAAGAATACCGCAGGGTGGCGGCCCTCAACCGCTACTGCGGGGTGGATGTCCATGAAATCACCCCCGGCGAAATAAAAGACCTCTTTCCCCTGGCCGAAACCAGCGACCTGCTGGCCGGGTTCTATGTAAAAGAGGACGGGCGGGTCAACCCCGTGGACGGCACCATGGCCCTGGCCAAGGGGGCGAGGATGCAGGGAGTCAACATCATCGAAAAGACCCCCTGCACCGGCATCATCAAGAAAAACGGACGGGCCGTCGGCGTCAAGACCGAAAAGGGAGACATCCAGGCCGAAGTGGTGGTTAACTGCGCCGGCATGTGGGCCCGGCAGCTGGGCAACGCCGAAGGCATCAACATCCCCAACCAGTCCACGGAACACTATTACCTGATCACCGAGGAAATCGACGATATCCCCAAAAACATGCCGGTGCTGGAAGACCCCTCCCACTACGGCTACTACCGGGAAGAGGTCGGCGGGCTGATGATCGGTCTCTTTGAGCCCAAGTGCGCCCCCTGGAAGCTGGACCGGGTGCCGGACAACTTTTCCTTCGGCGAAATCAAGCCCGACTGGGACCGGATGTGGCCCTTTGTTGAAAAGGCCATGGCCCGGGTGCCTATTGCCGAGGACCTGGGGGTCAAAAAATTCTTCTGCGGCCCGGAAAGCTTCACCGCAGACCTGGGCCCCATCATCGGCGAGGCCCCGGAACTGAAAAATTATTTTGTCTGCGCCGGCCTCAACTCCATCGGCATCATCATGGGACCGGGACTGGGCCGGATGATGGCCCATTGGATCATGGAAGGGGATCCGGGGGTGGACATCACCGGCTTCAACATCGACCGCCTCCACACCTACCAGAACAATGTGGAATACCGGGCCCACAGGACCGTGGAATCCTTAGGGAAAGTATACAAATGCCACTATCCCTTCCAGTCCATGGAAACGGCCAGGGGAGCAAAAAAGAGCCCCGTCTACGACCGGCTCAAATCCTGCGGCGCCTATTTCAAGGATGTCAGCGGCTGGGAAGGGGCGGACTGGTTTGCCCCTGAAGGAAAATCTGCGGCAATGGACAAACACTCCTGGGGCAGGGAAGAATGGTTCGACTACTGGCAGGCCGAACATCGGGCGGCCCGGGAAAACGTGATCCTCATGGACATGTCCTTCATGTCAAAGTTCATGGTCCAGGGCCGGGATTCAGGAAAGGTACTGGATTATATTTCGGCCAACGCGGTCAACGGCCCCGTGGGTCAGATCACCTACACCCCCTGGCTCAACGAAAACGGCAAGCTGGAGGCCGACCTCACCGTGGCCAAGCTGGCCGAGGAAAAGTTCATGGTGGTGGTCACCGACACCATGCACCGCCATGCCTTAACCTGGCTGGAACGCCATATCCCCGAGGACGCCCATGCCTTTGTTACGGATATGACCGGGGCCTATGCCCAGATCAATATCCAGGGCCCCAAATCCAGGGCGCTCATGCAGGCGGCCACCGATGCGGACATGTCCAATGATGCCTTCCCCTACCGCCACGTAGAAGAAATCGCCATCGGCTACGGCCGGGCCATCTGCGTGCGGCTGACCTATCTGGGGGAACTGGGATACGAGCTGTACATCCCCTGCGAGCACGCCCTCCATGTCTACGACCGGCTGGCTGAAGCCGGCAAAAAATTCAACATGGTTCATGCCGGGCTCAAGGCCCTGGGCAGCCTGCGCATGGAAAAAGGCTATCGGGACTACGGCCACGACATGGACAACACCGACGATCCCTTTGAAGTCGGCCTGGGCTTCTGCGTAAAAATGGACAAGCCCGGCGGATTCATCGGAAAAACGGCCTGCCAGGAAAAACTGGCCCAGGGGCCGCTGAAACGTCGGCTGGCCCAGGTGAAGGTATTGGATCCCGAGCCCCTGCTCTTCCATGCTGAAGTCATTACAAGGAACGGTGAGAATGCCGGCTATGTCAGGTCCGGCTCCTATTGCTGGACACTGGGCGGCGCCGTGGGCCTGTTCATGATCGAAGCCGGAGCGGTGGTGGACCAGGATTATATTGACAGCGGCAAATGGGAAATCAATATTGCCGGAAAGGTCTATCCGGCCGAAGTTTCCCTAAAGCCCATGTATGATCCTGCCAACGAAAAGATTAAATCCTAG
- a CDS encoding trimethylamine methyltransferase family protein — translation MSDVQTGHEKTLTGLIPALAGANMIYGPGMLESGITFDYGQLVLDCEFARMIKHTVMGMPVTDETLAIDPIKEVGSGGDFLMHKHTIAHMREQSSPELIDRKMRGAWEKAGSKSAYDRAMDKVRYILENHTPAPLPDEVLQKIRAIVEETEKEMGITS, via the coding sequence ATATCCGACGTCCAGACCGGCCACGAAAAGACCCTTACCGGACTGATACCCGCATTGGCAGGTGCCAATATGATTTACGGTCCGGGGATGCTGGAAAGCGGCATCACCTTTGACTACGGCCAGCTGGTACTCGATTGTGAGTTTGCGCGTATGATCAAGCATACGGTCATGGGCATGCCCGTGACAGATGAGACCCTTGCCATCGATCCCATCAAGGAGGTGGGCTCAGGCGGAGACTTTCTCATGCACAAACACACCATCGCCCATATGAGGGAACAGTCCTCACCGGAACTCATCGACAGAAAGATGCGGGGCGCCTGGGAAAAGGCGGGATCCAAATCCGCCTATGACAGGGCCATGGACAAGGTCCGATATATCCTTGAAAACCATACCCCCGCCCCCCTGCCCGATGAGGTTCTCCAAAAAATCCGCGCCATCGTGGAAGAAACGGAAAAGGAAATGGGAATCACTTCCTGA
- a CDS encoding trimethylamine methyltransferase family protein has protein sequence MSRNLHAGRQLTAGLSLNILTDDELQEIHHGTLEVLSETGVYVEDQDARDCFEQGGADVDPDTHIVRIPPYVVEDAIRSAPSKVILHGRDPKHDIVLESTRVHFTNFSEGVMVNDPYTGENREPVKKDLVDSARVIDALPEIDFCEKALGAHDVSQETVPLHNAEAYLTNTTKHCAFGPGNGKFLKKIIEMGQAIAGGVKAFKRRPLVSFTTCPVSPLTLITDCCEIIMEAARNNVVCNILSMAMAGGTAPVTLAGTLVNHNAEVLSGITLAQLTRRGTPVIYGSSTTAMDLRLASASVGTPECAVISGAVARLARYYALPSYVAGG, from the coding sequence ATGAGTCGCAACCTGCATGCGGGAAGACAGCTCACCGCCGGCCTGAGTCTCAACATCCTCACCGATGACGAGCTCCAGGAGATTCACCACGGCACCCTCGAAGTTCTCAGCGAAACCGGTGTCTACGTGGAAGACCAGGACGCCCGGGACTGCTTTGAACAGGGGGGCGCAGACGTCGACCCGGACACCCACATCGTAAGAATCCCTCCATACGTGGTGGAGGACGCCATCCGATCGGCCCCGTCCAAGGTCATTCTCCACGGCCGGGACCCCAAACACGATATCGTGCTGGAGAGTACCAGGGTTCACTTCACCAACTTCAGCGAAGGGGTGATGGTCAACGATCCCTACACCGGAGAAAACCGGGAACCGGTAAAAAAGGACCTGGTGGACTCGGCCCGGGTCATTGACGCCCTGCCTGAAATCGATTTCTGTGAAAAGGCTTTGGGCGCCCATGATGTCAGCCAGGAGACCGTGCCGTTGCACAATGCCGAAGCCTATCTCACCAACACCACCAAGCACTGCGCCTTCGGCCCGGGCAACGGGAAATTCCTGAAAAAGATCATTGAGATGGGCCAGGCCATCGCCGGCGGGGTTAAGGCCTTCAAACGCCGGCCCCTGGTCTCCTTCACCACCTGTCCGGTGAGCCCCCTGACCCTGATCACGGACTGCTGTGAAATCATCATGGAGGCGGCCCGGAACAATGTGGTCTGCAATATCCTCTCCATGGCCATGGCAGGGGGAACTGCCCCGGTCACCCTGGCCGGCACCCTGGTCAACCACAATGCCGAGGTGCTTTCGGGCATCACCCTGGCCCAGCTCACCCGTCGGGGGACACCGGTGATCTACGGCAGCTCCACCACGGCCATGGACCTGCGGCTGGCCTCCGCCTCGGTGGGCACGCCTGAATGCGCCGTCATCTCCGGCGCCGTGGCCCGGCTGGCCCGGTACTATGCCCTGCCCTCATATGTTGCCGGTGGCTAG
- a CDS encoding GntR family transcriptional regulator produces MAVTQEDQAYNKIKIAISKGYIKKGSKLTETVLAKNLEMSRATVKGAIKRLVYEGLAEHVPNKGVSVVSPTLEEIDQTFQVRGQLEQLAVTQAIPNMKGQDYKALRILVEKEEALFKARELQAYYEINDAFHMKIVENSGNQVLVHYVRELLQKTTIYLILFDPFYQLVEMQHHSPVEHRDILAYMEKNDVQEAGQAIKHHLASTLRGIDMERLYPSDYLSV; encoded by the coding sequence ATGGCAGTAACACAGGAAGATCAGGCATATAATAAAATTAAGATCGCCATCAGCAAGGGCTATATAAAAAAGGGGAGCAAGCTCACGGAGACGGTTTTGGCCAAAAATCTTGAAATGAGCCGGGCAACGGTGAAGGGCGCCATCAAGCGGCTGGTTTACGAGGGGCTGGCCGAGCATGTCCCCAACAAGGGGGTTTCCGTGGTCAGCCCCACCCTGGAGGAAATCGACCAGACCTTCCAGGTCCGGGGGCAGCTGGAGCAGCTGGCCGTGACCCAGGCCATTCCCAATATGAAGGGGCAGGACTACAAGGCCCTGCGCATTCTGGTGGAAAAAGAGGAAGCCCTGTTCAAGGCCAGGGAACTCCAGGCATACTACGAGATAAACGATGCCTTTCACATGAAAATCGTTGAAAATTCGGGGAACCAGGTATTGGTCCACTATGTCAGGGAACTGCTGCAGAAGACCACCATTTACCTGATTCTCTTTGACCCCTTTTATCAGCTGGTGGAGATGCAGCACCATTCGCCGGTGGAGCACAGGGATATTCTGGCATATATGGAAAAAAATGATGTACAGGAGGCCGGGCAGGCCATCAAACACCATCTGGCCAGTACCCTGAGGGGGATCGATATGGAGCGGCTGTATCCCAGCGATTATCTGTCCGTGTAA
- a CDS encoding trimethylamine methyltransferase family protein, with amino-acid sequence MLDIQPQIQVMTAEQVEKVHRDALAVLENTGITVDDPGARARFETAVGRTRADGRVRIPGELVQWAIEAAPERIRIYDRTGSPSFELDGTGDGRSVFGVGVTNLHYQDPFDGEISAFSRRHMGAAAGLCHALDGFDFLSTPGVIQDLPAKKADGYGVLEMMANTTKPIVMLVSDWDGFVPALDLAEHLCPDLYQRPFLIPYLNPITPLVLNTETTMKMEASIERGLPLIFSNYGMSGATCPITPAGTLVVLTAELLAGLVYSQLLREGTPVVLGSLPAAFDMKQAGSFYSPHTLLLNLACAEMMAHYKVPHCGTSGSSNGWGADLLSAMTLCTNHITSCLGRVGMVPFVGGCFDSLVFSPEFVVFADDVITQARTLAAGFSIDDAMVGFEDIQGMGPGGNYLMSGLTAKNFRASQFSSGIWPYMSIDKWRAQGKPTAERLLKEKTCDILSQLTPPGDQQEVTERGEAFLAGG; translated from the coding sequence ATGTTGGATATCCAACCCCAAATTCAGGTCATGACCGCTGAACAGGTCGAGAAGGTGCACAGGGATGCGCTGGCGGTACTTGAAAACACAGGGATAACGGTGGACGACCCCGGTGCCAGGGCCCGTTTTGAGACCGCCGTTGGCAGAACCCGGGCCGACGGCAGGGTCAGGATCCCGGGGGAGCTTGTTCAATGGGCCATTGAAGCGGCACCGGAACGGATCCGGATATACGACCGGACGGGCAGCCCCAGCTTTGAACTGGACGGGACGGGTGATGGGCGCTCCGTTTTTGGGGTGGGGGTCACCAATCTCCATTACCAGGACCCCTTTGACGGGGAAATCTCCGCCTTTTCCAGGCGTCACATGGGGGCTGCCGCCGGGCTCTGCCATGCCCTGGACGGGTTTGATTTTCTTTCCACCCCCGGGGTGATCCAGGATCTGCCTGCCAAAAAGGCCGACGGATACGGGGTGCTGGAAATGATGGCCAACACCACCAAGCCCATTGTAATGCTGGTTTCCGACTGGGATGGCTTTGTGCCGGCCCTGGATCTTGCCGAGCACCTCTGTCCGGATCTCTACCAGCGCCCCTTTTTGATTCCCTACCTTAATCCCATAACCCCCCTGGTGCTGAACACGGAAACCACCATGAAAATGGAGGCCTCCATAGAGCGGGGCCTGCCCCTGATTTTTTCCAATTACGGAATGTCCGGGGCCACCTGTCCCATCACCCCGGCTGGTACCCTTGTGGTGCTCACGGCGGAGCTGCTGGCGGGGCTGGTCTACAGCCAGTTGCTCAGGGAAGGGACCCCTGTTGTCCTGGGCAGCCTGCCCGCCGCCTTTGACATGAAACAGGCCGGTTCCTTTTATTCCCCCCATACCCTGCTGCTGAACCTGGCCTGCGCGGAAATGATGGCCCATTACAAGGTGCCCCACTGCGGGACTTCGGGATCGAGCAACGGCTGGGGGGCGGACCTGCTCTCGGCCATGACCCTGTGCACCAACCATATCACCTCCTGCCTGGGCCGGGTGGGCATGGTGCCTTTTGTGGGCGGCTGTTTCGATTCCCTGGTCTTTTCCCCTGAATTTGTGGTCTTTGCCGATGATGTCATCACCCAGGCCCGAACCCTTGCCGCCGGCTTTTCCATTGATGACGCCATGGTGGGGTTTGAGGATATCCAAGGGATGGGGCCCGGCGGCAATTATCTCATGTCCGGGCTGACAGCCAAGAACTTCAGAGCCTCCCAGTTTTCAAGCGGCATCTGGCCCTATATGTCCATTGACAAGTGGCGGGCCCAGGGGAAGCCCACGGCCGAGCGCCTATTAAAAGAGAAAACCTGTGATATTCTCAGCCAACTGACCCCGCCCGGGGATCAGCAGGAAGTGACTGAAAGGGGAGAGGCCTTTCTGGCCGGTGGTTAA
- a CDS encoding permease, which yields MTLNTDPFPLAPNPVPSASRSRISSLGGYLQIFFLVIGLSMFLFSAQTEAYVTFAIIFSSIVLEALPFMLLGTLLGGVVEVFLSRETMIKFLPANKKMAIAAAAVLGIIFPVCECAIVPVVRKFIQKGMPLGAAVAFLLGGPIVNPLVFSSTLVAYSFSWDVAVLRMLQGFGVAVAGGLLVDSVLNRNKALLPGAFEARGGCSHAGCGHDHDPGRPFMTKIRDAFSHGAADFYDIGRFLIFGAFIAALLQTHISRQAVLSIADGPLLSTAAMMALAIILNLCSEADAFIAASFRPLGIPLSAQLAFMVLGPMLDVKLILMYLGIFTRNMILVLVTFVCLAVFLISVFMEVFQWLAV from the coding sequence ATGACTTTAAATACAGACCCTTTCCCCCTGGCACCCAACCCGGTGCCGTCAGCGTCCCGCTCCCGGATCAGTTCCCTGGGCGGATATCTTCAAATATTTTTTCTGGTAATTGGCCTGTCCATGTTCCTGTTCTCCGCACAGACTGAAGCCTATGTCACATTCGCCATTATTTTTTCTTCAATTGTTCTGGAGGCCCTTCCATTTATGTTGCTGGGCACCCTGCTGGGAGGAGTGGTGGAGGTGTTCCTTTCCAGGGAAACCATGATCAAATTTCTTCCCGCCAATAAAAAGATGGCCATTGCCGCAGCCGCAGTGCTGGGGATCATATTTCCGGTATGCGAATGCGCCATTGTGCCGGTGGTCAGAAAATTTATCCAGAAAGGTATGCCCCTGGGGGCTGCCGTGGCATTTCTGCTGGGCGGACCCATTGTAAATCCCCTGGTGTTCAGCTCTACCCTTGTGGCCTATTCATTTTCATGGGATGTGGCAGTTCTCAGGATGCTGCAGGGATTCGGCGTGGCAGTGGCCGGGGGGCTCCTTGTGGATTCGGTCCTGAACCGGAACAAGGCCCTGCTGCCGGGTGCCTTTGAAGCCCGGGGGGGCTGCAGTCATGCCGGGTGCGGACACGACCATGATCCCGGACGGCCTTTCATGACGAAAATCCGGGATGCATTCTCCCACGGTGCTGCGGATTTCTATGACATCGGCCGGTTTCTCATTTTCGGAGCGTTTATTGCGGCTCTGCTTCAGACCCATATTTCCCGTCAGGCGGTACTTTCCATTGCAGACGGACCGTTGCTGTCCACCGCAGCCATGATGGCACTGGCGATAATCCTTAACCTGTGCAGTGAAGCCGATGCATTTATTGCTGCCTCTTTCCGTCCCCTGGGCATCCCTTTGTCCGCCCAACTTGCCTTCATGGTCCTTGGCCCCATGCTGGATGTCAAGCTGATACTTATGTACCTGGGCATATTTACCCGCAATATGATTCTGGTTCTCGTCACCTTTGTCTGTCTGGCAGTATTTCTGATATCCGTTTTCATGGAGGTATTCCAATGGCTCGCCGTCTGA